From a single Patagioenas fasciata isolate bPatFas1 chromosome 19, bPatFas1.hap1, whole genome shotgun sequence genomic region:
- the PITPNA gene encoding phosphatidylinositol transfer protein alpha isoform yields MVLIKEYRVILPVSVEEYQRGQLYSVAEASKNETGGGEGVEVLVNEPYERDGERGQYTHKIYHLQSKVPTFVRMLAPEGALDIHEKAWNAYPYCRTVITNEYMKDDFLIKIETWHKSDLGTQENVHQLEPDVWKNVEAIYIDIADRSQVLTKDYKAEEDPAKFKSVKTGRGPLGPNWKKELGKQTDCPYMCAYKLVTVKFKWWGLQSKVESFIQKQEKRLFTNFHRQLFCWLDKWVDMTMEDIRRMEDETKRQLDEMREKDPVKGMTAADD; encoded by the exons TATCAGCGGGGACAGCTGTATTCTGTGGCAGAAGCCAGTAAAAATGAAACGGGTGGAGGTGAAGGAGTGGAGGTCCTGGTGAATGAACCCTACGAAAGAGATGGAGAGCGTGGGCAGTACACACACAAGATCTACCACTTACAGAG CAAAGTGCCAACATTTGTGAGAATGCTGGCCCCTGAAGGAGCTCTGGATATACATGAAAAAGCATGGAATGCCTATCCCTACTGCAGAACCG TTATTACA AATGAGTATATGAAGGATGACTTCCTGATCAAAATTGAAACCTGGCATAAATCAGATCTTGGAACACAAGAGAAT GTTCATCAGCTGGAGCCAGATGTATGGAAGAATGTAGAAGCTATTTATATAGACATTGCTGATCGGAGTCAAGTACTTACCAAG GATTACAAGGCAGAAGAAGATCCAGCAAAATTTAAATCTGTCAAGACTGGACGTGGACCTCTGGGTCCCAACTGGAAG AAGGAGCTGGGGAAACAGACAGATTGTCCATACATGTGTGCTTACAAACTGGTAACAGTCAAGTTCAAGTGGTGGGGTCTGCAAAGTAAAGTTGAGAGCTTTATACAGAAG CAAGAAAAGCGGCTCTTCACAAACTTCCATCGGCAGCTCTTCTGCTGGCTTGATAAGTGGGTTGATATGACTATGGAGGACATTCGTAGGATGGAGGATGAGACCAAGAGGCAGCTGGATGAG ATGAGAGAAAAAGATCCAGTGAAAGGAATGACGGCTGCAGATGACTAA